From one Gemmatimonadaceae bacterium genomic stretch:
- a CDS encoding Gfo/Idh/MocA family oxidoreductase, translating to MSARRINIGVLGCGPIAQAAHFESCTKARNATLHAICDVAPDLVARMATTHGAAVGYTSYDAMLADPVVDAVIIAVADALHVPAAIQALRAGKHVLCEKPLGVSVAEVLALRDEARMQGRQVMVGHMKRFDPGLQAARAFVQREMGAMLAYRGWYCDSTHRYAVTDAVQPLLVRSALARKPAVDPKSDLARYHMLAHGSHLVDTARFFCGEITAVTARLTEKFGARCWFIDTEFANGAAGHLDLTVAVRMDWHEGVQVYGEFGSVLAKTHNPWLFRSSEVEIFREHDASFTRPLGADAHVYRRQLEAFADALLAGGDVTGTGAAGIDDGVASVRAMVAIMQSAASGRRVALGAVDGPV from the coding sequence ATGAGCGCCCGACGGATCAACATCGGCGTGCTTGGCTGCGGGCCGATCGCGCAGGCCGCACACTTCGAGAGCTGCACCAAGGCGCGCAACGCCACGCTGCACGCCATCTGCGACGTGGCCCCCGACCTGGTGGCCCGCATGGCCACGACGCATGGCGCAGCGGTGGGCTACACCAGCTACGACGCCATGCTCGCGGACCCGGTGGTGGACGCCGTGATCATCGCCGTGGCCGACGCGCTGCACGTGCCGGCCGCGATCCAGGCGCTGCGCGCCGGCAAGCACGTGCTCTGCGAGAAGCCGCTCGGTGTCTCGGTGGCGGAGGTGCTGGCGCTGCGTGACGAGGCGCGCATGCAGGGGCGGCAGGTGATGGTCGGCCACATGAAGCGCTTCGATCCCGGCCTGCAGGCGGCGCGCGCGTTCGTGCAGCGTGAGATGGGTGCGATGCTGGCGTACCGTGGCTGGTACTGTGACTCCACCCATCGCTACGCCGTGACCGACGCGGTGCAGCCGCTGCTCGTGCGCAGTGCGCTGGCCCGCAAGCCCGCGGTGGACCCGAAGTCGGACCTGGCGCGCTATCACATGCTGGCGCACGGCAGCCACCTGGTGGACACGGCGCGCTTCTTCTGTGGTGAGATCACTGCCGTGACGGCGCGCCTCACCGAGAAGTTCGGCGCGCGCTGCTGGTTCATCGACACCGAGTTCGCGAACGGCGCCGCCGGCCACCTGGACCTCACCGTGGCGGTACGCATGGACTGGCACGAGGGGGTGCAGGTGTACGGCGAGTTCGGCAGCGTGCTGGCGAAGACGCACAACCCGTGGCTGTTCCGCTCATCGGAGGTGGAGATCTTCCGCGAGCACGACGCGTCGTTCACGCGGCCGCTGGGTGCCGATGCCCACGTGTACCGCCGCCAGCTCGAGGCCTTTGCCGACGCGCTGCTGGCCGGTGGTGACGTGACCGGCACCGGGGCGGCCGGCATCGATGATGGTGTGGCCTCGGTGCGGGCGATGGTCGCCATCATGCAGTCGGCGGCCAGCGGACGGCGCGTGGCCCTGGGCGCGGTCGATGGGCCTGTCTGA
- a CDS encoding PEP-CTERM sorting domain-containing protein, with protein MLRRATAFLMLGVASLGVLPTAAVAQMRTVTVTVTNLANPNSVSFAPLHLGFHRGVFDAFNIGTTAAPGIVSVAEGGAGGQWQSDFAAADPTANRGTIGGALLPGQTRSQSFVVNAGLNQFFSFASMVIPSNDFFIGNDNPTGFRLFDSAGNLMLSSITQTSSQIWDAGSEAFSVAGAAFLVNGVNDVRTPQNGTVGFNFDELMRFDGEMTAAGYVFTSGLASNQPIYRIDFTSVAVVPEPATVVLFGSGLVLLGGVARRRRTA; from the coding sequence ATGCTGCGTCGCGCCACCGCTTTCCTCATGCTGGGAGTCGCCTCGCTGGGCGTGCTGCCCACCGCCGCCGTGGCGCAGATGCGCACGGTGACGGTCACGGTCACGAACCTCGCCAACCCGAACAGTGTCAGCTTCGCGCCGCTGCACCTTGGCTTCCACCGCGGCGTGTTCGATGCATTCAACATCGGCACCACCGCTGCGCCGGGCATCGTGTCGGTGGCCGAGGGTGGTGCTGGTGGCCAGTGGCAATCGGACTTCGCGGCGGCCGATCCCACCGCAAACCGCGGCACGATCGGCGGTGCCCTGCTGCCCGGACAGACGCGCTCGCAGAGCTTCGTCGTGAATGCGGGGCTCAACCAGTTCTTCTCCTTCGCCTCGATGGTGATTCCCAGCAACGACTTCTTCATCGGCAACGACAACCCAACCGGCTTCCGGCTCTTCGACAGTGCCGGCAACCTGATGCTGAGCAGCATCACGCAGACCTCCAGCCAGATCTGGGATGCGGGATCGGAAGCCTTCAGCGTGGCCGGCGCCGCATTTCTCGTGAACGGGGTGAACGACGTCCGCACGCCCCAGAACGGCACCGTGGGCTTCAACTTCGATGAGCTGATGCGCTTCGATGGCGAGATGACGGCCGCCGGGTACGTCTTCACCAGCGGGCTGGCGTCCAACCAGCCGATCTACCGCATCGACTTCACGTCGGTGGCTGTCGTGCCGGAGCCGGCCACGGTGGTGCTCTTCGGCTCCGGGCTGGTGCTGCTGGGCGGCGTCGCGCGCCGCCGGCGCACGGCCTGA
- a CDS encoding sugar phosphate isomerase/epimerase: MGLSDARGARAANTVPALGIFAKTFVGATPRDVLRQVRAAGYVCAQYNMACSGLGSLPESVPAPAVTALQEAVRGTGVSLAALSATCNLIHPEAAVRDAGIRALSTLGGVAGALHIPVLTLCSGSRNRADQWAWHPDNAGVAAWRALHDSLDAVLAVLPAHGVQVAIEPEPGNVVDGAVSARRLLDERGDARIGIILDPANLVGPVLTAPDAERRDRLAAAVELLAGAIVLVHAKDRGADGSVVAPGDGLVDFDAFFQALAGAGVQAPVITHGIGAGDAPRVATWLRERLALV, translated from the coding sequence ATGGGCCTGTCTGACGCGCGTGGGGCGCGTGCGGCGAACACGGTGCCGGCACTGGGCATCTTCGCGAAGACCTTCGTCGGCGCCACGCCGCGCGATGTGCTGCGGCAGGTGCGCGCGGCAGGCTACGTGTGTGCGCAGTACAACATGGCCTGTTCCGGACTCGGCTCGTTGCCGGAGTCCGTGCCGGCGCCGGCGGTGACCGCGCTGCAGGAGGCCGTGCGTGGGACCGGCGTGTCGCTGGCGGCGCTGTCGGCCACCTGCAACCTGATCCATCCAGAGGCGGCGGTGCGGGACGCCGGCATCCGCGCGCTCTCGACGCTCGGCGGGGTGGCCGGCGCGCTGCACATTCCCGTGCTCACGCTCTGCTCGGGTAGCCGGAACCGGGCGGACCAGTGGGCCTGGCACCCGGACAACGCCGGTGTGGCGGCGTGGCGCGCGCTGCACGACAGCCTCGACGCCGTGCTCGCGGTGCTCCCTGCGCACGGCGTGCAGGTGGCGATCGAGCCGGAGCCAGGCAACGTGGTGGACGGCGCCGTGTCGGCGCGGCGGCTGCTCGACGAGCGTGGCGATGCGAGGATCGGCATCATCCTCGACCCGGCGAACCTGGTGGGGCCGGTGCTGACGGCGCCGGATGCCGAGCGACGCGACCGGCTGGCGGCGGCCGTGGAGCTGCTGGCCGGCGCGATCGTGCTGGTGCACGCGAAGGACCGTGGTGCCGACGGGTCGGTGGTGGCGCCGGGCGATGGCCTGGTGGACTTCGACGCGTTCTTCCAGGCGCTGGCCGGGGCAGGGGTGCAGGCACCCGTGATCACGCACGGGATCGGGGCGGGTGATGCGCCGCGCGTCGCGACCTGGCTGCGGGAGCGACTCGCGCTGGTGTGA